The Impatiens glandulifera chromosome 3, dImpGla2.1, whole genome shotgun sequence genome contains a region encoding:
- the LOC124929993 gene encoding homeobox-leucine zipper protein GLABRA 2-like, which produces MGLNEDDMSNHHNSSLTKDFLASPPVLSLSLAGIFRYGESSSSAAAAAATAGMEENADQVVLVEEGGGGRRDELTLDINSDNSGAARLRLEEEIDGEGLLGDFEDEDDDEVQYEDDEDDHDIGDRRKKRKRRKYHRHTPEQIKEMESLFKESPHPDEKQRKLLSIQLGLSARQVKFWFQNRRTQIKAMQERHENSLLKTEMDKIKDDNKILRETLKRACCQNCGFTNAAPEDQHLHDENIQLKAEVEKLRAVVGKYRPGSLLTSSSCLNGNEHEDRSLLNVNNGIFGLEKPRIMGIANQAMEELKKMATDGEPLWVLSVETGREILNYDEYTKDFSLDNGMNLRPKRSIEASRDSVVVFIDLHRLLQCFMDVNQWKDMFSSIVSKANTVYVISNGEGPHRNGAIQLMFAELQMLTPLVPTREINFVRYCKQMSVDLWAIVDVSIDQFEDNFNSSHMKCQKKASGCIIEDKGNGHCKVTWVEHLEYCKKTIVPTMYRSIVNSGMAFGAKRWVSTLQQQCERIVFSLASNVPTKDSTGVPSLAGRKSILKFVQRMTSSFCRAIGSSSYHTWTKVLSKNGEDIRLCSRKNLTDPGEPLGLIVCAVSSLWLPVSQHDLFDFLRDETHRHEWDVMSKGVPSKLIANLAKGQNQGNAVTIQTMKAKDNNNIWILQDSCTNNYESMVVYAAVDVSGMQSAMAGCDSSHTTILASGFAILSDGMESRPMVIRTRQEEEAMGAEGGSVLTMAIQVLINSNPTAKFNMESMESVNSIISSCFKKIKIALHCEEC; this is translated from the exons ATGGGACTCAACGAGGACGATATGTCGAATCATCACAACTCTTCTCTTACAAAAGATTTCCTTGCTTCCCCTCCTGTTCTTTCACTCAGCCTC GCAGGGATTTTCCGATATGGGGAGTCGTCATcgtcggcggcggcggcggcggcaacGGCAGGAATGGAGGAGAATGCTGATCAAGTGGTACTGGTGGAGGAGGGAGGAGGAGGAAGGAGAGACGAGTTGACGCTGGATATTAATAGTGATAATTCCGGTGCGGCGAGATTGAGATTGGAGGAAGAGATCGACGGCGAGGGGCTGCTGGGGGattttgaagatgaagatgatgatgaggttcagtatgaagatgatgaagatgatcatGATATTGGAGATAGGaggaagaaaaggaagaggaGAAAGTATCATAGACACACTCCTGAGCAAATCAAAGAGATGGAATC gctaTTTAAAGAATCACCACATCCAGATGAGAAACAAAGAAAACTACTGAGCATTCAACTGGGACTTTCAGCTAGACAAGTCAAATTCTGGTTTCAAAATCGCCGTACCCAAATCAAG GCTATGCAAGAGCGACATGAGAATTCACTTCTCAAAACTGAAatggataaaataaaagatgacaATAAGATCTTAAGAGAAACCCTGAAGAGAGCTTGCTGCCAAAATTGTGGATTCACCAATGCTGCCCCCGAAGACCAACATCTTCATGATGAAAACATTCAACTCAAGGCTGAG GTTGAAAAACTGAGAGCGGTTGTAGGAAAATACCGGCCAGGATCTTTGCTAACTAGTTCATCGTGTTTGAATGGAAACGAGCATGAGGATCGAAGCTTGTTGAATGTCAACAATGGAATTTTCGGGCTTGAAAAGCCGAGAATAATGGGGATTGCCAATCAAGCAATGGAAGAACTTAAGAAGATGGCTACTGATGGTGAGCCCTTATGGGTACTTAGCGTGGAGACTGGTCGAGAAATTCTCAACTATGATGAATATACTAAGGATTTTTCGTTGGATAATGGAATGAATCTAAGGCCGAAAAGGTCCATTGAAGCTTCGAGGGATTCAGTGGTAGTCTTTATTGATCTTCATCGTCTTCTGCAGTGTTTCATGGACGTG AATCAATGGAAGGATATGTTTTCATCCATTGTCTCAAAGGCTAATACTGTCTATGTAATTAGCAATGGTGAAGGACCTCATAGGAATGGTGCTATTCAATTG ATGTTTGCGGAGCTACAAATGCTGACACCATTAGTGCCGACTCGAGAAATTAACTTTGTCCGATATTGTAAGCAAATGAGTGTTGATCTATGGGCGATAGTTGACGTTTCTATAGATCAATTCGAAGACAACTTCAATTCGTCCCACATGAAGTGTCAAAAAAAGGCATCTGGTTGCATCATTGAGGATAAGGGAAATGGTCATTGTAAGGTGACATGGGTGGAACACTTAGAATATTGTAAGAAAACCATAGTTCCTACAATGTATCGATCGATAGTTAATAGTGGAATGGCTTTTGGTGCGAAGCGTTGGGTCTCGACGCTTCAACAACAGTGCGAGCGTATCGTGTTTTCCTTGGCCAGCAATGTCCCGACAAAGGATTCTACTG GTGTGCCCTCGTTGGCGGGTAGGAAAAGCATTTTGAAATTTGTGCAACGAATGACGTCGAGTTTTTGTCGTGCTATTGGCTCGTCAAGCTACCATACTTGGACGAAGGTGTTAAGCAAAAACGGGGAGGATATACGCTTATGTTCTAGGAAGAACTTGACTGATCCGGGGGAGCCTCTAGGTTTGATTGTATGTGCGGTTTCATCTTTATGGTTGCCCGTGTCTCAACATGATCTTTTCGACTTCTTAAGAGACGAAACCCACAGACATGAG TGGGATGTAATGTCAAAAGGTGTTCCTTCGAAACTCATTGCGAACTTAGCTAAAGGACAAAACCAAGGAAACGCGGTTACAATACAG ACAATGAAGGCGAAGGATAACAACAACATTTGGATACTTCAAGATAGTTGCACGAACAATTATGAGTCAATGGTGGTTTATGCTGCGGTGGACGTATCAGGAATGCAAAGCGCGATGGCAGGATGCGACTCTAGCCACACCACAATATTGGCATCGGGTTTTGCGATTTTATCGGACGGAATGGAGTCAAGGCCAATGGTGATCAGGACGAGGCAAGAAGAGGAGGCGATGGGTGCGGAAGGAGGTTCGGTGCTTACTATGGCAATCCAAGTTCTTATAAATAGCAACCCAACTGCCAAATTCAACATGGAATCAATGGAATCTGTCAATTCTATCATTTCTTCATGCTTTAAGAAAATCAAGATAGCTCTTCATTGTGAAGAGTGCTGa
- the LOC124932928 gene encoding glyoxylate/hydroxypyruvate/pyruvate reductase 2KGR-like, producing the protein MESIGVLMTCPMNAYLEQELDKRFKLFRFWHFPQEHTFLSEHSATIRAVVGNASIGANANLIDALPSLEIVSSFSVGLDKVDLAKCKDKGIRVTNTPGVLTEDVADLAIGLMIALLRRLCESDRYVRGGLWKKKGNFKSTTKFSGKSVGIIGLGRIGLAIAKRAEAFGCPISYYSRSPKATSNYYKYYPTVVDLASNCEILVVACALTEETRHIINREVIDALGPEGVVINIGRGPHIDEAELVSALVEGRLGGAGLDVFENEPEVPDQLFELENVVLTPHVGSGTNETRKAMTDLVIGNLEAHFLNKPLLSPVV; encoded by the exons ATGGAGTCTATCGGAGTACTCATGACTTGTCCAATGAACGCCTACTTGGAACAAGAACTCGACAAGCGATTCAAGCTCTTCCGCTTCTGGCACTTTCCTCAGGAGCACACCTTCCTCAGCGAACACTCTGCCACAATCCGCGCCGTCGTCGGAAACGCCTCCATCGGAGCAAACGCCAATCTCATCGACGCTCTACCTTCCCTGGAGATCGTATCTAGCTTCAGCGTCGGCCTGGACAAAGTCGATTTGGCTAAGTGCAAGGATAAAGGAATTAGGGTTACAAACACGCCGGGCGTGCTCACTGAAGACGTCGCCGATCTTGCTATAGGCCTGATGATCGCATTGCTGAGACGACTCTGCGAATCCGATCGGTACGTAAGAGGTGGATTATGGAAGAAGAAAGGAAACTTCAAATCAACCACAAAG TTCAGTGGAAAATCAGTTGGGATTATCGGACTGGGGAGAATTGGATTGGCGATCGCGAAGAGAGCCGAAGCATTCGGTTGTCCGATCAGCTATTACTCAAGATCGCCAAAAGCAACCTCAAACTACTACAAATACTACCCAACCGTGGTGGATCTGGCTTCGAATTGTGAGATTCTGGTGGTGGCATGCGCCTTAACAGAAGAGACTCGACATATAATCAACCGTGAAGTAATTGATGCATTGGGGCCGGAGGGGGTGGTTATAAACATTGGGCGAGGACCGCACATAGATGAGGCGGAGCTGGTGTCTGCGTTGGTGGAAGGTAGATTGGGTGGAGCAGGGCTGGACGTGTTTGAAAATGAACCTGAAGTGCCGGATCAGCTGTTTGAGTTGGAAAACGTGGTTCTAACTCCTCATGTGGGAAGTGGAACGAATGAAACTCGAAAAGCCATGACTGATCTTGTGATTGGAAACTTGGAAGCTCATTTTTTGAACAAACCATTGTTGTCTCCTGTAGTTTGA